The proteins below come from a single Miscanthus floridulus cultivar M001 chromosome 1, ASM1932011v1, whole genome shotgun sequence genomic window:
- the LOC136494925 gene encoding uncharacterized protein: MASSLAARRLLSRAAAVRRLPSAPGPGTAPAAMAPRRFSADAGPPPPLEPVVEPPTSEGAGTSSSSTTAGAGGAHRSSPGAAAGARRQGGAGYEEQQEKVLRASLLHVPRMGWSESAMVAGARDVGVSPAIVGAFPRKEAALVEFFMDDCLQQLMDRIDAGEGEQLKNLILSERLSKLVRMRLEMQAPYISKWPQALSIQSQPANVSTSLKQRAVLVDEIWHAAGDSGSDIDWYVKRTVLGGIYSTSEVYILTDNSPEFRDTWTFVNRRIKDALDLQKTFQEAAYLAEAVGAGMGGTVQGVLNRVFQKRSG; the protein is encoded by the exons ATGGCCTCCTCCCTCGCCGCGCGCCGCCTCCTCTCCCGCGCCGCCGCGGTGCGCCGTCTCCCCTCCGCCCCCGGCCCCGGGACCGCCCCCGCGGCGATGGCTCCCCGCCGTTTCTCCGCCGACGCGGGGCCGCCTCCGCCGCTGGAGCCCGTCGTCGAGCCGCCCACGTCGGAGGGCGCGGGTACCTCGTCTTCCTCCACCACCGCTGGCGCCGGAGGTGCCCACAGGTCGTCGCCGGGAGCCGCGGCGGGAGCGCGGCGCCAGGGTGGTGCGGGCTACGAGGAGCAGCAGGAGAAGGTCCTCCGCGCGTCGCTGCTCCACGTG CCGCGCATGGGGTGGAGCGAGTCGGCCATGGTCGCGGGGGCGAGGGACGTTGGCGTTTCCCCTGCCATCGTTGGTGCATTCCCAAGGAAGGAGGCCGCCCTTGTCGAG TTTTTCATGGATGACTGCCTCCAACAACTGATGGATCGAATTGATGCTGGAGAAGGAGAGCAGTTGAAGAACTTGATACTGAGTGAGAGACTCTCAAAACTTGTTCGGATGAGGCTGGAAATGCAGGCACCTTATATATCTAAGTGGCCTCAAGCACTGAGTATCCAG TCTCAACCAGCAAACGTCTCAACAAGCTTGAAGCAGCGAGCTGTCCTGGTCGATGAGATATGGCATGCTGCTGGAGATTCTGGATCAGATATTGATTGGTATGTCAAACGTACAGTGCTTGGTGGTATCTACTCAACCTCAGAGGTGTATATTTTGACAGACAATTCTCCAG AGTTCCGCGATACTTGGACGTTTGTGAACCGTAGAATAAAGGATGCTCTTGATCTTCAGAAAACATTCCAAGAG GCCGCGTACCTGGCTGAAGCCGTGGGAGCAGGCATGGGCGGCACCGTGCAGGGTGTTCTCAACAGGGTCTTCCAGAAACGTAGTGGATGA
- the LOC136542243 gene encoding 3beta-hydroxysteroid-dehydrogenase/decarboxylase-like: MEAAGGDGRWCVVTGGRGFAARHLVTMLLRSGEWRVRVADLAPAITLDRKEEEGFLGAALREGQAVYASADLRDKAQIARAFEGAEVVFHMAAPDSSINNFHLHYAVNVEGTKNVIDACIRCKVKRLIYTSSPSVVFDGVHGIFNADESMPYPDKFNDSYSETKADAERLVMRANGREGLLTCCIRPSSIFGPGDKLMVPSLVAAARAGKSKYIIGDGNNYYDFTYVENVAYGHVCAEKTLSSEDGAKIAAGKTYFITNMEPIKFWEFMSLILEGLGYERPSIKIPVSVMMPVAHVVEWTYQKFAKYGMKVPQLTPSRIRLLSCNRTFSCSRAKEQLGYEPLVSLKDGLKRTVESYPHLQAQNQRSISKASIFLGNGNLAKTVLWEDAKQTVTVLLLLTVIYYHLFTCGYTFITAMAKLLSLTALFLFIHGMLPSNVFGHKVEKLEASNFHITQAQAHHIAHSITSCWDSLVSSLRSLCRGNDWLLFLKVSLSLLVVSILSSMSSQAAFKIGTALVFTGFKAYEKWEDSIDSMVGHACTILLNIGSAKKSSNQKQT, encoded by the exons ATGGAGGCGGCTGGAGGCGATGGGAGGTGGTGCGTGGTGACTGGCGGCCGCGGGTTCGCCGCGAGGCATCTGGTGACGATGCTGCTCCGCTCCGGCGAGTGGCGGGTGCGCGTGGCCGACCTGGCCCCCGCCATCACGCTTGACCGCAAAGAAGAAGAGGGTTTCCTGGGTGCTGCTCTCCGCGAAGGCCAGGCTGTCTACGCCTCTGCCGACCTCCGCGACAAGGCCCAGATCGCCAGAG CTTTTGAAGGGGCAGAAGTAGTTTTCCATATGGCTGCTCCAGATTCATCCATCAACAACTTCCACCTTCATTATGCAGTCAACGTCGAGG GAACAAAGAATGTTATTGATGCTTGTATCCGTTGCAAGGTGAAGAGACTCATCTATACTAGTTCTCCAAGTGTCGTATTTGATGGAGTTCATGGAATTTTTAATGCAGATGAATCAATGCCTTACCCTGATAAG TTTAATGATTCATATTCAGAAACGAAAGCAGATGCAGAAAGACTTGTGATGAGGGCTAATGGTAGGGAAGGGCTTCTTACATGCTGTATACGCCCAAGTAGCATTTTTGGCCCCGGTGATAAGCTAATGGTTCCATCTTTGGTTGCTGCTGCAAGGGCAGGGAAGTCCAAA TACATTATTGGTGATGGGAACAACTACTATGATTTCACCTATGTGGAAAATGTGGCATATGGCCATGTTTGTGCAGAGAAAACTCTATCATCTGAAGATGGTGCAAAGATAGCCGCTGGCAAA ACCTATTTCATAACAAATATGGAGCCTATAAAATTCTGGGAGTTCATGTCATTGATTTTAGAAGGCCTTGGATATGAAAG GCCTTCAATAAAAATACCAGTCTCTGTTATGATGCCAGTGGCTCATGTTGTAGAATGGACTTACCAGAAATTTGCTAAGTATGGAATGAAAGTTCCTCAGCTGACCCCTTCAAGGATCAGGCTGCTCTCATGTAACAGGACATTCAGCTGCTCAAGAGCAAAGGAGCAGCTTGGTTATGAACCTCTTGTGTCTCTTAAG GATGGACTGAAGAGAACTGTAGAGTCGTATCCCCATCTACAAGCTCAGAATCAGAGGAGTATATCAAAGGCTTCAATTTTCCTTGGGAATGGAAATC TTGCAAAAACAGTACTTTGGGAAGATGCGAAGCAAACTGTGACAGTGCTTCTACTGTTGACTGTTATCTACTACCATTTATTTACATGTGGTTACACCTTCATCACAGCGATGGCAAAGCTTTTGTCACTGACTGCTCTGTTCTTATTCATTCATGGCATGCTGCCATCAAATGT GTTTGGTCACAAGGTTGAGAAACTTGAGGCCTCTAATTTTCACATCACACAGGCACAGGCTCATCATATTGCTCACTCCATTACTTCGTGTTGGGACTCTTTAGTCAGTTCGCTAAGATCTCTTTGCAGAGGAAATGATTGGCTATTGTTTCTCAAG GTTTCACTCTCTCTGCTGGTTGTCAGCATACTTAGTTCCATGTCTTCTCAGGCTGCATTTAAAATAG GTACTGCTCTGGTTTTCACAGGCTTCAAAGCATATGAGAAATGGGAGGACAGCATCGACAGTATGGTGGGCCACGCGTGCACCATTCTGCTGAACATTGGTTCTGCCAAGAAATCGTCTAACCAGAAACAAACGTAG